From the Phyllopteryx taeniolatus isolate TA_2022b chromosome 16, UOR_Ptae_1.2, whole genome shotgun sequence genome, one window contains:
- the LOC133466430 gene encoding myosin-8-like: MMSKAPRWPEVLVNTKIHKPTQKKAGKEASSLTVPVSSRSKQAGSSASKATLNGRRSNSVSSSDGDSKAVATLKRSSYKGRGGHWASRPSSHPTRPALQLCSSRSFSSLHTSSLTNAPFMRNSRSLNRLDQRATGDESDVDAKAQFRKKKVLVSGKLSSEESVRNNKERYCGDKDEKTEISSSSETLESSSSDLSSSACLQPGGKVKKENKEGGYSPVTTGTGRNFMQTVLKNMRPTPVAVSNQLVLNARDDSEVEHQDNRLQENTCCEGAEDSEKPKEVIELQQTMEETADKSSVSSPSLSPTSSPCTDYPSPISQTRQLEDDKEGSTYSPSCVMPSNEQEHRPCEAEREQLVKELEQTQKELSLLQQLSSNLQNELQQERESHLREKNELLFNSNSSSEPASTLQRLQKMNHELRVELEAQKTIQEEAREAELRQRVDLLAQQAQLLVTGDATALAQAHLEQERRCFHGQRVEWERSVSSLKTQLSFSEEKRKESELRITHLQEELYSHQAVWKEAEELKKTLQEATTQLRTNEDAQAQKESLLQKHLMLLRASQDRERKSLTASLARAEQHSQELQERLERTEQQVESQEKTHMRSTDIEDTQQQLQEELASSVAAVQKYRDEKEQIERQCQELQYHLSEAHEEVSMLQSSLTTQETHYQDLKQSYESISEKLLEAFEKAQQREAETQEMRDSFERHLDTKEQELNEVLLKMEVLGNSLEETEAHLNEMLKVCTCASSHEEDESLEAVLHTEVIVEPQFPSDSRSEERDVFSSSPNDLNTHHRARVRSHSLGPSHQYVITSGDDPERFTTVIQLLETKLFVTEEKLREITERLEEHQDHKTCQDPHLDSQLTQSRGSAQHLALPLHSRTRQSPRFAQETENICRLLAARFQLALNIIQSCREKLQTSTTIELTDFERRLSAVETCLQQGQHDAEKQQHASFNAYEVEDKIPSDVLAEAESSINANGELTNTVHSEDIISVGQCLMRELVLVEKMLAALKSSNEQLKFLVPRKDGMSVAQRYKLIISQILTLNKTNLEGREESKDHKIIIRACVEAEFIYTAFKIQQQYQNESQGYKSEGPADTSPPDFSSYEGQENKEDVVLELTAALQSEDMAPWFERLITRLQRRAKVLGQLSQEVTCTVDNCETAPGVDLNWMQEQAKLLYLTDRLYLDLEQEQQRCVVLQDKLQALCKQQVASLTDEREAFNHTLCELQKDNRALKEELEHAEDKIISMETGNQRLQENKQRIEDYHRERMQKLEAEFQMKIKEQRQIHEEEMKHLHEHHMRYFVSKEKHTADCKDTPSLHKGSSSPTEQQEACLDFENHQVFCGEHFTGMEEMHRKLIAELQQQHEKQVEELLQEKEQLIQEETTTAIAYIAAMRRVHKVDPESGRQPQHAYESDDITQMHNEYQKAMELLNKELEMLSLQHTQKCLENSQLRGELQFGRNFFRKQRESPEIKPKQSSLQARETEIHLLRQELFSLREELKIARTSKMKDFYENNHADSYQDVKALSEDVRFANLSSSRVGAGQKPDVNAANKNNAAFVKKTDKPSLLRRLRAVRSKSLKEGLSGQERLKLFDSF, from the exons ATGATGTCTAAGGCTCCAAG GTGGCCTGAGGTCCTTGTGAACACTAAGATTCATAAACCTACACAAAAGAAAGCAGGAAAG GAGGCATCATCATTAACAGTGCCCGTATCTAGTAGAAGTAAACAGGCTGGCAGCAGTGCATCGAAAGCTACTTTAAATGGTCGAAGGAGTAACAGCGTCAGCAGCAGCGATGGAGACAGTAAGGCTGTTGCCACTTTGAAAAGAAGCAGCTACAAAGGTCGTGGGGGTCATTGGGCTTCCAGGCCGTCATCTCATCCAACCAGACCTGCTCTGCAGCTCTGTAGCAGCCGGAGCTTTTCATCCCTCCACACCTCCTCCCTCACTAATGCCCCGTTCATGAGGAACAGTCGCTCTCTCAACAGACTTGACCAGAGGGCAACCGGAGACG AATCTGATGTGGATGCAAAGGCTcagtttaggaaaaaaaaagtcctcgtTTCTGGAAAGCTGTCCTCTGAAGAGTCAGTCAG GAATAACAAAGAGCGGTATTGTGGCGATAAGGATGAAAAGACGGAAATAAGCAGCTCATCTGAAACGCTggaatcttcttcttctgatcTTTCTAGCAGCGCATGTCTTCAACCTGGTGGGAAAGTCAAGAAAGAG aATAAAGAGGGAGGGTACTCTCCAGTGACTACTGGGACTGGACGCAATTTTATGCAAACAGTGTTGAAAAATATGAGGCCCACACCTGTTGCTGTAAG CAATCAATTAGTACTGAACGCTAGGGACGATTCTGAAGTGGAGCATCAAGATAACCGCTTGCAAGAGAACACATGCTGTGAAGGTGCAGAAGACTCAGAAAAACCAAAAGAAGTGATCGAACTGCAGCAAACGATGGAGGAAACTGCTGACAAAAGCTCTGTGTCATCTCCCAGCCTGTCGCCCACCTCCTCACCCTGCACTGACTATCCATCTCCTATCAGTCAAACACGGCAGCTGGAAGATGACAAAG AGGGCTCTACATATTCACCATCATGTGTGATGCCGTCAAATGAACAAGAGCATCGTCCTTGTGAGGCCGAAAGAGAGCAACTTGTCAAAGAG CTGGAGCAAACGCAGAAGGAATTGTCTCTGCTTCAACAGTTAAGCAGCAACCTGCAAAATGAGCTACAGCAGGAGAGGGAGAGTCATTTAAGAGAAAAG aATGAGCTTCTGTTCAATTCTAACTCGTCATCAGAGCCAGCTTCGACACTGCAGCGACTACAGAAGATGAACCATGAACTCCGTGTTGAGTTGGAAGCACAAAAAACAATACAGGAGGAAGCCAGGGAAGCTGAACTACGTCAGAGAGTGGACCTCTTGGCTCAACAAGCACAGCTACTTGTGACAGGGGATGCAACAGCGCTTGCTCAGGCCCATCTAGAGCAAGAACGTAGATGTTTCCACGGGCAGCGGGTGGAGTGGGAACGTTCTGTCAGCTCCTTGAAGACCCAGCTGAGCTTCAgtgaagaaaagaggaaagagTCAGAGCTGCGCATAACTCACCTGCAGGAGGAGTTGTACAGTCACCAGGCTGTCTGGAAGGAGGCTGAGGAGCTGAAGAAGACTCTCCAAGAGGCCACAACACAACTCCGCACCAATGAGGATGCACAAGCTCAAAAAGAATCGCTCCTGCAGAAGCATCTGATGCTCCTTCGAGCTAGCCAAGACCGAGAACGgaagagtttgacagccagcTTGGCGCGGGCTGAGCAACATTCGCAAGAACTTCAGGAGAGACTGGAAAGAACTGAGCAGCAAGTTGAGAGCCAAGAAAAGACACACATGAGGAGTACGGACATCGAAGACACCCAACAACAACTCCAAGAGGAGTTAGCTTCGTCAGTGGCTGCTGTGCAAAAGTATCGAgatgaaaaagaacaaattgaGCGACAATGTCAAGAGCTGCAGTATCACTTGTCAGAGGCTCATGAAGAGGTGAGCATGCTGCAGAGTAGCTTGACAACACAAGAGACACACTACCAAGACCTTAAACAGTCATATGAGAGCATCTCAGAGAAACTGCTGGAGGCTTTTGAGAAGGCGCAGCAAAGGGAAGCTGAAACTCAGGAAATGCGTGACAGCTTTGAGAGGCACCTTGACACGAAGGAGCAAGAGCTGAATGAGGTTTTGCTGAAGATGGAGGTCTTAGGTAATAGTCTGGAGGAGACGGAAGCACACCTCAATGAGATGCTCAAAGTTTGTACCTGTGCCTCTTCTCACGAGGAGGACGAGTCTTTGGAGGCAGTGCTGCACACTGAGGTGATAGTGGAGCCCCAATTCCCAAGTGACAGCAGGTCAGAGGAAAGAGACGTGTTTTCTAGCAGCCCGAATGATCTGAACACCCATCATCGCGCAAGAGTCCGGTCCCACTCACTTGGCCCATCGCACCAGTACGTCATCACTTCAGGAGATGACCCGGAACGGTTTACAACGGTGATCCAGTTACTTGAAACAAAGCTTTTCGTAACAGAGGAGAAACTAAGGGAAATCACCGAACGTTTGGAGGAACACCAGGACCACAAGACCTGCCAGGACCCCCATCTTGACTCCCAGCTCACCCAAAGCCGAGGCTCAGCCCAGCATCTCGCGCTGCCGCTTCACAGCCGGACCAGGCAAAGCCCGCGCTTTGCTCAGGAGACGGAGAACATTTGCAGGCTTTTGGCCGCTCGCTTTCAGCTTGCACTAAACATCATACAAAGCTGTCGAGAAAAACTTCAAACCAGCACCACAATTGAGTTGACTGACTTTGAGAGGAGACTATCAGCTGTTGAGACATGTCTTCAGCAAGGACAGCATgatgcagaaaaacaacaacatgcatcTTTTAATGCCTACGAAGTGGAGGACAAAATCCCCAGTGATGTATTGGCCGAAGCTGAGAGCAGCATTAATGCAAATGGGGAACTCACCAACACAGTACATTCAGAGGACATCATAAGTGTTGGGCAGTGCTTGATGAGAGAATTAGTGTTAGTcgaaaaaatgttggcagccctAAAGAGTTCAAATGAGCAACTCAAGTTTTTAGTGCCAAGAAAAGATGGTATGAGTGTGGCACAAAGGTACAAACTCATCATCTCCCAAATTCTGACCTTAAATAAGACTAATTTAGAGGGACGAGAAGAAAGCAAAGACCACAAAATCATCATTAGAGCCTGTGTTGAAGCAGAGTTCATTTATACTGCCTTTAAAATCCAGCAGCAATATCAGAATGAGTCCCAAGGGTACAAAAGCGAAGGTCCTGCAGACACCAGCCCTCCAGATTTCTCTTCCTATGAAGGGCAGGAGAATAAAGAGGATGTGGTTTTAGAGTTAACAGCAGCTCTTCAATCTGAGGACATGGCACCTTGGTTCGAGCGACTTATAACTAGGCTACAAAGAAGAGCTAAAGTTTTGGGGCAACTCAGTCAGGAGGTCACTTGTACGGTGGACAACTGTGAAACAGCCCCTGGAGTGGACCTGAACTGGATGCAGGAGCAAGCAAAGCTGCTTTATTTGACAGACAGGCTGTACTTAGATTTGGAGCAGGAGCAGCAGCGATGCGTAGTGTTGCAGGACAAACTGCAGGCTTTGTGCAAACAGCAGGTTGCCTCATTAACGGATGAGCGGGAGGCTTTTAATCACACCTTATGTGAACTCCAGAAGGACAACAGAGCATTGAAAGAGGAACTGGAGCATGCTGAGGACAAGATAATATCCATGGAGACCGGAAACCAGAGACTCCAGGAAAACAAACAGAGAATTGAGGATTACCATAGGGAAAGAATGCAAAAACTGGAAGCCGAGTTTCAAATGAAGATAAAGGAACAGAGGCAGATCCACGAAGAGGAGATGAAACATTTGCATGAACACCACATGAGATATTTtgtttcaaaagaaaaacacactgcAGACTGCAAAGACACGCCTTCATTGCATAAAGGCAGCTCATCCCCAACAGAGCAGCAAGAAGCTTGCCTTGACTTTGAAAATCATCAG GTCTTCTGTGGTGAGCATTTCACTGGCATGGAGGAAATGCACAGGAAGTTGATAGCAGAGCTGCAGCAGCAACATGAGAAACAAGTGGAAGAACTTCTACAGGAAAAGGAGCAGCTGATACAGGAAGAGACAACTACCGCAATAGCAT ATATTGCTGCAATGAGGAGAGTCCATAAAGTTGACCCGGAGAGCGGTCGACAGCCTCAACATGCGTATGAGAGTGATGACATCACACAGATGCACAATGAATATCA aaAGGCGATGGAGTTATTGAATAAGGAGCTGGAGATGTTGTCACTTCAGCACACTCAAAAATGCCTCGAGAACTCTCAGCTGAGAGGCGAGCTGCAATTTGGGAGAAATTTCTTCAGGAAGCAGAGAGAAAGCCCAGAGATTAAACCAAAGCAG TCAAGTTTGCAGGCGAGGGAGACTGAGATACACCTCCTAAGACAAGAACTATTTTCTCTCAGGGAAGAGTTGAAGATTGCCCGAACG AGCAAGATGAAGGACTTTTATGAAAACAACCATGCTGATTCCTATCAAGATGTCAAGGCACTAAGTGAAGATGTTCGGTTTGCCAACCTGTCTTCCAGTAGAGTCGGAGCTGGACAAAAGCCTG ATGTCAATGCTGCGAACAAAAACAACGCTGCGTTCGTGAAGAAAACTGACAAACCTTCTCTCCTGCGTCGGCTTAGAGCAGTAAGGTCAAAG AGTTTGAAAGAGGGCCTTTCTGGACAAGAAAGGCTGAAGCTGTTTGATTCATTTTGA
- the natd1 gene encoding protein NATD1 produces the protein MAHTAQANAFDANNPQIQVEHDKKRRQFVIRLNGSHDRAVLLYEYVGKKTVDLQHTEVPDAYRGRGIAKHLAKAAMDFVVEEDLKAHLTCWYIQKYVKENPQPRYFEHIYQ, from the exons ATGGCTCATACAGCACAAGCAAATGCCTTCGACGCCAACAACCCTCAAATCCAGGTGGAACACGACAAAAAGCGTCGACAGTTTGTCATAAGACTAAACG GGTCTCACGATCGTGCAGTTCTTCTGTATGAATACGTTGGGAAGAAGACGGTGGACCTGCAACACACTGAAGTTCCAGATGCTTACAGAGGGAGAGGAATTGCCAAACACCTGGCCAAG GCGGCCATGGACTTTGTGGTGGAAGAAGATCTGAAAGCTCACCTGACCTGTTGGTACATTCAGAAATACGTCAAAGAAAATCCTCAACCTCGTTACTTCGAACATATTTACCAATGA
- the kcnj12b gene encoding ATP-sensitive inward rectifier potassium channel 12, with protein MNVGRANQHGLLTCEEEGLRLTSMPAVGSFGNGKIHTRRQRHSRFVSKTGQCNIHFLNMDDKSSRYISDMFTTCVDIRWRYMFLVFSLVFVVSWLMFGLAFWIIGLLHGDMEHPAEDDSFVPCVTQVNTFVAAFLFSIETQTTIGYGARCVTEECPTAVFMVVFQSIVGCVIDAFMIGAIMAKMARPKKRAETLLFSRNAVIAMRDGKLCLMFRVANLRKSHIVEAHVRAQLVKPRYTEEGEYIPLDQIDMNVGYDRGTDRLFLVAPITVIHEIDEDSPLFGISKQDLEVSDFEIVIILEGLVEATAMTTQARSSYLSSEILWGHRFEPLIFEEKSQYRIDYVYFHKTFEVPSTPRCSARDMEDRKFPTSGANSFCYENELAFISRDEQEEADFDKEEDRQCSTALLSEHSTLERDQKSSSKESEI; from the coding sequence ATGAATGTGGGAAGAGCCAACCAGCACGGTTTGCTGACGTGTGAAGAAGAAGGCCTGAGACTGACCAGCATGCCTGCTGTGGGAAGCTTCGGCAATGGCAAGATCCACACCAGACGCCAAAGACACAGCCGCTTCGTCAGCAAGACGGGCCAGTGCAACATCCACTTCTTAAACATGGACGACAAGTCAAGTCGTTACATATCGGATATGTTCACCACTTGTGTGGACATACGCTGGCGCTACATGTTCCTGGTCTTCAGCCTGGTGTTTGTGGTGTCCTGGCTGATGTTCGGCTTGGCCTTCTGGATAATCGGCCTCCTGCACGGCGACATGGAGCATCCCGCTGAGGATGATAGTTTCGTACCATGCGTCACACAGGTGAACACCTTCGTGGCTGCTTTCCTGTTCTCCATTGAGACCCAGACTACCATCGGGTACGGAGCTCGCTGCGTGACAGAGGAATGTCCCACTGCCGTCTTCATGGTGGTCTTTCAGTCAATTGTAGGCTGCGTCATCGACGCCTTTATGATTGGCGCCATTATGGCGAAGATGGCGAGGCCGAAAAAGCGAGCGGAGACACTTCTGTTCAGCCGCAACGCAGTAATTGCCATGCGTGACGGAAAGTTGTGCCTCATGTTTAGGGTAGCCAATCTAAGAAAAAGCCATATAGTGGAGGCTCACGTGCGAGCCCAGCTGGTCAAGCCTCGTTACACAGAGGAGGGCGAGTACATCCCTCTGGATCAGATCGACATGAACGTAGGCTACGACAGAGGCACCGACCGCCTCTTTCTGGTCGCGCCAATCACCGTCATCCATGAGATCGATGAAGACAGTCCTCTGTTTGGCATCAGCAAACAAGATCTGGAGGTCTCCGACTTCGAGATTGTGATCATACTAGAAGGTCTGGTGGAAGCCACCGCCATGACGACGCAGGCGCGCAGTTCCTACCTGTCGTCAGAGATCCTTTGGGGTCACCGCTTCGAGCCGCTCATCTTCGAGGAGAAGAGCCAGTACAGGATAGATTACGTCTACTTTCACAAGACCTTCGAGGTACCATCCACCCCGAGGTGCAGCGCTAGGGACATGGAGGACAGGAAGTTTCCAACATCGGGCGCTAACTCCTTCTGCTACGAGAACGAGCTGGCCTTCATCAGTAGAGATGAGCAGGAGGAAGCAGACTTTGACAAAGAAGAAGACAGACAGTGTTCTACGGCCCTGCTGAGTGAGCACAGCACCCTTGAACGTGATCAAAAATCATCCAGTAAAGAATCAGAGATTTAA